In the genome of Helicovermis profundi, the window TGCAAAAGTTCTTACCACTAGCATTAATAATAACTACATTAACACTAGGGTCATTTTCGAATTCTATAAGTGACTTGTTCAGTTCATTTGCAAGTGGAACATTAAAAGTATTATTAAATTCAGGTCTATTTAGGGTAATAATACCGATATTTTCATTTTTATTAACTAAAACACTTGTATATTTCATATCGATCCTCCATTTAATACTTAATAACTAATCCAACGCCAACTTCATCAATATCAACCACTTTAGACAATTCAATTTTAGATTTTAAATCTGTACAATGGCATGCATGTATTTTTTTAACTCCTAGTTTCGAAAAATAGTCTACAGTTTTATCTAATTGTATTTTTGAAGGATTTTGTAAATGAAATCCTCCGATTACATCAAACACTTTATTTTCATTACATACTTCTTTTGCATAGTCAATAATATTACATATTCCTGAATGAGAACAACCAGTAATAATAACTAAACCATTTTCACTCTTATAACATAAGGCACTGTCATCAATATTATAATCCTCTTCATATTTGTCATCTATAAGAACTTTCCCAATACTTTCTATTGATTCAAAATCATTTTCTCTTGGTATTTCACCTAAAAATACTAATTTATTAGTAAGCCAGATTGGCTCTTTGCTAATAGCATTCTTAAAATATTTTAGAACTTTTTCTTTATCCAAAGTTATTCCAAATTCATCTTTTCCATAAAAAGTTTTTGAATCAAATACTCTTGGATGAGCTATAAAAGTAGATTTATTAAAATTTCTTCCTTCAAAAAGTTCTTCGCTCAATCTTTTAATATATGGCTCAAGTCCCCATGTATGATCAAGATGACTGTGACTAATAGCTAAAAAATCTATATTAAATAAATCAATTTTCATCTTTTCGCCGTTATATATAAATGCATCAGAATAACCTAGATCAAAAAGGATTTTTTTGCCTTCACTTTCTATAAAATATGATACTCCAGGTTCTCCAAGAAAATATCTATCAATTAAAGTGTTATTATCTATTAAAACCGTTAATTTCAATTTCAACTCCCCCTTTTGTAATAAAATATTTAATTTTTTATTAATTTCAGTAAAATTTCTACTAATTTAGGATTAAATTGTTTGCCTTTTTCACTAATGACAATTTTTAATGCATCTTTATTTGAAAATCCTTTTCTATAAGATCTATCAGAAGTCATTGCATCAAATGCATCGGCGATTTGAATTATTTGAGCTTCTATTGGAATCTGATCACCTTTTAATCCATTAGGATAGCCATTACCATCATAGTGTTCATGGTGCATATAGGTTAATTCAGCTATTCTATCAAAATCCTCAATATTACTAAGAATTTTTTTTGCATTAAGTGGATGTTGTTTAACAATTTCATACTCCTCTTTTGATAATTTTTCTGGTTTTACTAATATATCAGTTGGAATTCCAATTTTACCAACATCATGAAGTATTGACGATATATCAATATCATTTAATTGTTTTCCCGTAATACCTATTTCTTTTGCTAATGAAAGACTTAATTTATTTACTCGTCTTGCATGTCCAACCGTGTACTTATCTTTTATTTCTATAGCGGATATTAAAGCATCAATTGTATTTTGATACATTTTTTTTTCTCTCTCTTGAATTATTTTTTGAGAATAGAAATTTGAAATTAACTGAGAATAAAATTTTAATACAACTTTTGAGCTCTTAGAAAAACTTTTTTCATCAAAATTTTCTAAACTAATTAACCCAATATATTCACCTTCTACAATGATGGTTGCATATAATGATACAAATTCTTTATACGTACCTAATTGTTTAAATATGTTGATTGTTTCTAAATCAAATTTAGAATCTTCTCTTTTTGCAATATATACTTCTTTGGCTAAAAGAGTCTTCTCAAAACAACTATCATAATCAATAAATAATTTATCCTTTGGAAATTTAAGTTTATTTAACACTTCTATATCATATCCACGAGAAAATATAGGCGTATAAAAATCTTTATTCAACTCATATAAAGATCCTTTTTGAGCTTCTGGAATTAATTCAAATGCAGAATCAAAAACTAATTTTAAAAAATCTCTTTTATCCATATTATCAGTATGTATAAAAGAATTTATTATTACTTTATATCTTTCATATATTAATTTTTCATATTTTTCTTCACATTCACTAGTCTTAAGTTCCATTTTTTGATTCATATACTTATACCTCGCCTATAAAAATTTTATCCGATGCCTTAGAGTTCTTTATCCCCCACTTCTTAAAAAAGTGGGGGATAAAGAACTCTAAAAAGGCCCTGGATTATGTTTTCTAAGATTCAGTGGGAGTAAAAACTCCCTCTGAATCCAAGAAATTCATTTATATTATTCAAAATTAATTATATCATAATTTAGGGAAAAAGCTCAGCTTACGCCAAGCTTTTTCCTTAATTATCTTACACTTTTGTACTTTTGTCTAATTTGCTTTGCAAATTTTTTTCTTCTTTCTTTTTCTTTTAATCTAAGATTTAAATCTTCTTTCTTTTTAGCAAACAGTACTTCTTTTTTAAGTTTTTTATAATTTTTCCATCTTTCTTCACTTATTTTACCTGTAGCTAAAGCATCAATTATCATACATCCTGGTTCTTTAGTATGAGTACAATTTGTGAATTTGCATATTGATGCATATTCTTCAATATCACTAAAAGTTTTATCAACTCCACTACTTGCACTCCACATACCAATTTCACGCATACCAGGTGTATCAATTATCATAGTTCCATTTTTAAGTACTACTAGTTGCCTATGAGTGGTAGTATGCTTTCCTTTAGCATCGCCTACTCTTATATCATTTACCTTCATTATATTTTCATCTGAAATTCTATTAACTAAGGTAGATTTTCCAACACCTGATGATCCTAAAAAAACAATAGTTTCATATGGATTAATATACTTTTCAAGTTTATCTAAGCCTTCACCAGTAAAAGAACTTACTTTAATAACTGTTGCAAAAGAATCTATTTTATCTATCTGATTTTTGTAAAAATCATAATTCTCACATAAATCTGATTTTGTAAGAACTATTATTGGAGTTGCTCCACTCTCCCAAGATATGGCCAAATATCTCTCAAGTCTTTTTATATTAAACTCATCATTTAATGAGCTAACAATAAAGACATAATCAAAATTTGTAGCCACTATTTGTTCCTTAGAATTAAATGTATCCATTCTTGAAAATTTACTTTTCCTGCTTAATACTTTAAATATTATATCTTCACCAAGTTCATTTTGTTTTGCCATTACAAAATCACCAACTACAGGATATATTTCATTTATACTATCATTATAAAAAACTGATCCCTTTAAGCTTGCACTTTTTTCTCCATATTTATTTATAATCTTATATTTTTCTCTATGAACTTCTGTGATTCTTGCAATATTTAATCCACTCAAATCTTTATTTTCTAAACCTAATTTTTTAACTTCTTTTTGAAAAAAACTATTAAATCCATATTTCATCATTTCATTTTCTATCATTAATTCCTCCGTATTTTAAGTTACTACATTTCCTTAAATTGTCATTTTCTACTTCTAATATATATTTATTAATATTGTTTTTATAAATTCTTTTCATATTAAATCACTCCTTTTATATGCTCTTAGTTTCTAAAAAATTGTGCCTAAACTAGCTAAAAATGGATATAAAAATACCGCAATTAATAACCCAAGTTACTATTTGCGGACACAAAAAAACACGACCTACATCGCGTTATACAATTATATAAACATATTTAGTATAGTGAAAGGTTAACAAGATTTACGTTAGCTGAATAAACAACTTACGCCCATATTCAATTTAATTTAATACCACCCTTAAATTCACACTCATATTAAACATCTCCTTTCAAAACAGAAATTTCCTACACTTTCAGTGTATATTTTTATATTTTCTTTGTCAAGAAAAAAGAATTTGATTAATTAATCAAATTCTTTTTTTGTAATTATTAAGCTCTTGCTAAATTAGTTTTATTATTACTACCAGACGTTTTACTTATATTTTTTATCTTTAGTTCTGGTTCTAAAATTCCATTGTTTTTTAAAATTACTTCAAAATTCTTAAATTCTTTTCTTTCCATTACTATTTCAACTTTATGTCTTCTTTCTCCATTAATTCCACGTGCTAAAAAATTATTTACTGTATAACCTTCTTTTCTAAGTCTTTCAGCAATTTCTACCATCTTTTGCTGATCGTTTAAAAATAAATCTACTTCTATAATTCCAAGTGCTAAACGCTCTTCAACCTTACCACCTATAAATACACCAAATGTTTTACCTAGTGCATAAGCCAAAGTAAAATAAATCCCACCCGAACTTACTACTTTAGTAAGTATTGAAGCAAATATAGTTGCATCTATAAATACTACTATATAAACTGGATTCATAATCTTTTTTGATATTAATATCGTTTTTAAAGTCGCTAAAATATTAGTAAAAGAGGTAATTAAAAATAAACCTATTACAGCAATTATAACTTCATTAGTCATATGCCTTCCTCCTTTTCAATTGATATTTCAGTTGCCGCGATTCCAAAAAAATAAAAGAGCTAATTAAAATAATTAGCTCTATAATCGTATTTTCTTTTAAGAATAACTAAATATATCTGTGCTAAATTTCATTCGTTAGCTTTTGCCAACATTCACATACTAACATAATTCTATAATTAAGTCAAATATATTTTTAAATTACTATCTCTTTACGTCCATCATCACTAATAAATATTTGTTTTGCAACTTCTTTAGCTGATTTTAACCTTGACTTGTCTTTTATATATGATTTCCCATCCCAAAATGGTGTATTCATACCACCCATATATACTGCAGTTATTTTAAGTTTTTCGTCTTTATATTCATTTTGCAAACTTTCAGAAAAACCCCTTATAGCAAATTTGCTTGCAACATAAACGGCTTCATTAGGTTTTCCCTTTAAACCAGCAGTAGAAATTATATTAATTATTTTTTCTTTTACTATAGGAATAAATTTTCTTGTCATCATTATTGTCCCTTTAACATTTACATCAATCATTGTATTAATATTTTCATCTTTAATATTTTTAAAAGGTCCAAAATAACCTACACCCGCGCAATTAACTAGTGTATTTATACTTTTATATTTATTTTCTACTATTCTTAATACATCATCAATATGATTTGCCTTTGTTATATCTAACGAAATAGCACAAGCTTTTCCGCCATTTTTTTCAATTATTTCTTTAACTCTATCTAATTTTTCTTTATTTCTTCCTATTAGTATAACTTCATTATTTTCAGAATATACTAATGCAAGCTCTTTTCCAAGTCCACTTCCTGCTCCTGTTATAAGTACTTTATTCATATTTTAACCTCCTATGTTAGTTTGGATTATATTATTATTTATAGTAAATTCCCTTAAGTTCTTCACTTTGTGCATACTTATATAATATATTATTTTCATTACTTCTTACAAAACTATCATATTCAATTAAAATTCTTATTTCTTTAATTCTAAGTAGCTCTTTCCATCCTTTTAAAATAGACTTTTCAAAATCAGGATTCCAAAGCTCTTTTTTTTCAATCAATGGACAGTCATGCTCTTGTTCTTTTTCAATTATTAAATAAAGTTTACCATTTTCAATATGTGGGGCAAAAGGAAAAGTTCTACACTGAATTGGTCTAAGACTACGAATACAATTTGTATTGTCTTTGCAATTTCCAAAAAACATTTTATTTATTCCTACTGGCAAATCATAAACTTTTCTTGTATGTATCTCAATAGAATTTTCATCAATTAATTTCTCGTTTTTCTGAATTTCATTATATTCAAATGGCAAAAAATATATTCCAAGTGCACATCCATTTTCATCCACTGCTCTGCAGCAATGATAATTACAAAGTAATCCGCAGTTACTCTCAGTTAAAGTTACATCCATATATTTATATGCTTTTTCAAATATTTCTTTATTATTCATATATACCTACTTTTTTTATAATCAAAAGTTCTAAATTTATTTTGATAAATATATTATTATGCACGCTTTTTCGTGGTATATATAACTATATACTAATTTATTAAGTATGTATATTATAAGCTTTTTCCTATACAATTTTGCAAAGGAGCTATTATGCGTAAAAATACTTCTATTAAAATAAATACATTAATATCAATTGTTATAATCATTGGCTTTATTGTGACTGGAATAATTAGCTATTCCACATATAGCAAAATTATCAAAAATGATATTAAAAACATTTCAAAACTAACCTCTATGAATATCTATTCAGAAATTAATAATGAACTTACCAAACCTATTTTTGTTTCTTTAACTATGGCTAATGATAGTTTTTTAAAAAATTGGCTTAGCATAGAAGACAAAGTAAATACTATTGATCACTATAAGCAGTTACAAAATTATTTAATTGGGATAAAATTAAAATATGGATATGATTCAACTTTTTTAGTTTCAACTTCTACTAGTAATTATTATACTTATAAAGGTATTGAAAAAAGAATCAGTAAAAATAACGCACATGATATTTGGTACTTTGATTTTATAAATAAAAATCTGAATTATGATTTAGATGTTGATACCGATGAAGTTTCTGACAACGCTCTAACAGTTTTTATCAATTGTAGAGTAGAAGATGCAAAAAACAACTTACTTGGAGTTGTTGGGGTAGGATTAAAAATAAATGAAATTCAAAAAATGTTGAAAACGTTTGAAGACAATTATGGCTTAGAAGTGTTTTTAATTTCACCTGATGGAATCGTTGAAGCTCATACTAACAGCAATTTTATTGAGAAACTTAATATATTTGATGATAAAACAATTAGTAACTTCAAAAATGAAATTCAAAATAATCATAGCGACCTTTTAACTTTTAAATATAAGGATAAAGGAATAGATGGATATATAATTACAAGATACATTGATGAATTAAATTGGTACCTTGTGGTAAAAAAAGATACTTCTATTCTAAAGAAATCTTTATATTCACAGCTTTTTAAAGTAATGGCTGTAATGATATCAGTAATTATTTTCACATTAATTATTAGCACAAAAATAATCAATTGGTATAAACAAAAACTTTCTAACATGGCTAAGACAGATTATTTAACTAATCTCCCTAATAGACGCGGCTTTAATGAATTCCTTAATAATGCAATTGAAAATCATTCAAACTACGGCAATGATTACTATGTATTTGTTTTTGATATTGATGATTTTAAAAGTATTAATGATAATTTTGGACATTTATTTGGCGATCATGTTATAAGGAGAGTAGCAAAAATATCAAATAAATTTATTGAAGGTAATGGTATGCTCGCCAGATGGGGTGGAGATGAATTTTCTGGTGTTTTATTTAATATTGATAATTTAGATGATTTTTCAACTAATTTATTAAATATTATTTTAAACGACGTAGAACTTAAAGATAAAAACATTACAATAAGTCTAGGTATAACAAAATCAAAAGCTTTAGATACAAGAGATACTATTATATATAGAGCAGATCAAGGTATGTATTATTCAAAAGAACATGGTAAAAACCAGTATAAGGTAAATTAGGTATTTAGATTTTATACAAATAATTCAACTCCTTTACCCCGATTTTAATAGGGTACAATTTTCTGCTTAAGTATGCTATAGTTTCATATAGTAGGAAAACAAAGGAGGAAATGTGAGAAAAATAATAATTAAATATAAAATGAGCTTTGCAGTAGCTATTTTATTAACTATTTTGGATTCATCATTGCAAATAGGTGTGGCTTTTTTTATGAAGTTCATAACTGATGCAACTATAAGCAAAAATATGGACTTGTTATTTAAATTAGCAATATTGGCTAGCTTATTCTTTATACTTCAATTTATATTTTATTTTATATCAAGAGTTGCGAGAGCAAAATACATACAAAATGTTATTGGATTTTTAAGAGAAAATATATTTGAACAATTATTTAAATTACAAATTAATGATTTTCACAAAAAAAATTCAGCAGAATATATTTCTATGTTGAGTAATGATGTTAAATTATTGGAAGAAAGTTATTTTGAAAAAGTACTAGATTTAGTTGCAATGAGTAGTCAGCTAATAGTAACTAGTTTAGCGCTAATTTGGATTCATCCATTTGTGGCTTTAATTGCTATATTACTGAATTTACTCCCCTTGGCTATACCAGGGGCTTTTAATAAGAAAATGGATAATAGTAAAAAAATATATTCTGATAGTATGATGACTTATACTGAAAAGTTGAAAGACTATTTTGATGGTTTTGAAGTTATTAAGAGTTTTAATATAGAAAAAGAATTAATTAGGTCTCATAATATTTCAAATAAAAGACAAGAAAAAAATAAGTTCAGTTTTGTGTTAATTGAATCATTAATGAATGCTTTATCTTTTTCTAGTGCCTTTTTTATTATGGTAATTGTCTTTGCCTTGGCTGCTTTTTATTCTATAAATGGTAGTGTAGAATTAGGTACTATGGTAGCAGTTATTATGTTAGTGAATTACTTAGTTGTACCAATTGTTGAGATTAGTTATATAATTGGAGATATGAATTCAGTTAAATCAATAAAAAATAAGATTGATGAATTTCTTAATGCTAAAGAAATTTGTAATGAAAATAATAGTAATGCCACTTTTAATAATAGTATAATCCTTAAAGATATATCGTATAGTTTTGAAGATACTAAAGTATTAAATAAGATAAATTTGAAATTAGAAAAAGGAAAAAAATACGCAATTGTTGGTGGTAGCGGTTCTGGAAAGACTACATTAGCTAAATTAATACTCGGTTATTATGATGATTATGACGGATTAATTAAATTAGACGATATTAACATGAATAGTATTAGCGATTTTAATAGATATAATATAATGACTATGATTCACCAAAATGTATTTATGTTTGATGATAGTATAATTAATAATATCTGTCTCTACAAAAAGTATGAAGAAAAATATATAGAAGAAGCTATTAATAAATCAGGATTAGATAAAGTAATAACATCGTTATTAGAAGGAAGAAATGCCAGAATTATTGATAATGGCAAAAACTTTTCTGGTGGCGAAAAACAAAGATTTGCAATAGCAAGAGCCTTAGTTAAGAAAACAAATATTTTAATTATGGATGAAGCAACTTCAAGTTTAGATATTGAAACTGCAAGTGATATAGAAAAATCAATTTTAACGATCGATGATTTAACAGCAATAGTGGTGACTCATAAATTAAATAAGAGTATTTTAAAAATGTACGATGAAATAATTGTACTTGATGACGGTAAGATAATTGAAGCAGGCACTTATGATGAATTGATGGATAAAAAAGAAATGTTTTATGCATTATTAAAAATGGCTACAAATTAATTTGCTTCAGCCTTCATCTTTATTGGATTTAACAATATATAACAGCATTTTAAATAGGCTATAAATACAAATTGCTAAAAACGAAGCAAAAACTCCGACAAGCAATATAAAGCCAATTTCTTTTGATATAAAATTATATATTGGTAAAGCTATAACAAATTCGAAAATTATAGTAGCAAT includes:
- a CDS encoding MBL fold metallo-hydrolase is translated as MKLTVLIDNNTLIDRYFLGEPGVSYFIESEGKKILFDLGYSDAFIYNGEKMKIDLFNIDFLAISHSHLDHTWGLEPYIKRLSEELFEGRNFNKSTFIAHPRVFDSKTFYGKDEFGITLDKEKVLKYFKNAISKEPIWLTNKLVFLGEIPRENDFESIESIGKVLIDDKYEEDYNIDDSALCYKSENGLVIITGCSHSGICNIIDYAKEVCNENKVFDVIGGFHLQNPSKIQLDKTVDYFSKLGVKKIHACHCTDLKSKIELSKVVDIDEVGVGLVIKY
- a CDS encoding HD-GYP domain-containing protein, encoding MNQKMELKTSECEEKYEKLIYERYKVIINSFIHTDNMDKRDFLKLVFDSAFELIPEAQKGSLYELNKDFYTPIFSRGYDIEVLNKLKFPKDKLFIDYDSCFEKTLLAKEVYIAKREDSKFDLETINIFKQLGTYKEFVSLYATIIVEGEYIGLISLENFDEKSFSKSSKVVLKFYSQLISNFYSQKIIQEREKKMYQNTIDALISAIEIKDKYTVGHARRVNKLSLSLAKEIGITGKQLNDIDISSILHDVGKIGIPTDILVKPEKLSKEEYEIVKQHPLNAKKILSNIEDFDRIAELTYMHHEHYDGNGYPNGLKGDQIPIEAQIIQIADAFDAMTSDRSYRKGFSNKDALKIVISEKGKQFNPKLVEILLKLIKN
- the rsgA gene encoding ribosome small subunit-dependent GTPase A, which translates into the protein MIENEMMKYGFNSFFQKEVKKLGLENKDLSGLNIARITEVHREKYKIINKYGEKSASLKGSVFYNDSINEIYPVVGDFVMAKQNELGEDIIFKVLSRKSKFSRMDTFNSKEQIVATNFDYVFIVSSLNDEFNIKRLERYLAISWESGATPIIVLTKSDLCENYDFYKNQIDKIDSFATVIKVSSFTGEGLDKLEKYINPYETIVFLGSSGVGKSTLVNRISDENIMKVNDIRVGDAKGKHTTTHRQLVVLKNGTMIIDTPGMREIGMWSASSGVDKTFSDIEEYASICKFTNCTHTKEPGCMIIDALATGKISEERWKNYKKLKKEVLFAKKKEDLNLRLKEKERRKKFAKQIRQKYKSVR
- a CDS encoding DUF5698 domain-containing protein, which gives rise to MTNEVIIAVIGLFLITSFTNILATLKTILISKKIMNPVYIVVFIDATIFASILTKVVSSGGIYFTLAYALGKTFGVFIGGKVEERLALGIIEVDLFLNDQQKMVEIAERLRKEGYTVNNFLARGINGERRHKVEIVMERKEFKNFEVILKNNGILEPELKIKNISKTSGSNNKTNLARA
- a CDS encoding SDR family NAD(P)-dependent oxidoreductase, whose amino-acid sequence is MNKVLITGAGSGLGKELALVYSENNEVILIGRNKEKLDRVKEIIEKNGGKACAISLDITKANHIDDVLRIVENKYKSINTLVNCAGVGYFGPFKNIKDENINTMIDVNVKGTIMMTRKFIPIVKEKIINIISTAGLKGKPNEAVYVASKFAIRGFSESLQNEYKDEKLKITAVYMGGMNTPFWDGKSYIKDKSRLKSAKEVAKQIFISDDGRKEIVI
- a CDS encoding sensor domain-containing diguanylate cyclase, whose product is MRKNTSIKINTLISIVIIIGFIVTGIISYSTYSKIIKNDIKNISKLTSMNIYSEINNELTKPIFVSLTMANDSFLKNWLSIEDKVNTIDHYKQLQNYLIGIKLKYGYDSTFLVSTSTSNYYTYKGIEKRISKNNAHDIWYFDFINKNLNYDLDVDTDEVSDNALTVFINCRVEDAKNNLLGVVGVGLKINEIQKMLKTFEDNYGLEVFLISPDGIVEAHTNSNFIEKLNIFDDKTISNFKNEIQNNHSDLLTFKYKDKGIDGYIITRYIDELNWYLVVKKDTSILKKSLYSQLFKVMAVMISVIIFTLIISTKIINWYKQKLSNMAKTDYLTNLPNRRGFNEFLNNAIENHSNYGNDYYVFVFDIDDFKSINDNFGHLFGDHVIRRVAKISNKFIEGNGMLARWGGDEFSGVLFNIDNLDDFSTNLLNIILNDVELKDKNITISLGITKSKALDTRDTIIYRADQGMYYSKEHGKNQYKVN
- a CDS encoding ABC transporter ATP-binding protein, with translation MRKIIIKYKMSFAVAILLTILDSSLQIGVAFFMKFITDATISKNMDLLFKLAILASLFFILQFIFYFISRVARAKYIQNVIGFLRENIFEQLFKLQINDFHKKNSAEYISMLSNDVKLLEESYFEKVLDLVAMSSQLIVTSLALIWIHPFVALIAILLNLLPLAIPGAFNKKMDNSKKIYSDSMMTYTEKLKDYFDGFEVIKSFNIEKELIRSHNISNKRQEKNKFSFVLIESLMNALSFSSAFFIMVIVFALAAFYSINGSVELGTMVAVIMLVNYLVVPIVEISYIIGDMNSVKSIKNKIDEFLNAKEICNENNSNATFNNSIILKDISYSFEDTKVLNKINLKLEKGKKYAIVGGSGSGKTTLAKLILGYYDDYDGLIKLDDINMNSISDFNRYNIMTMIHQNVFMFDDSIINNICLYKKYEEKYIEEAINKSGLDKVITSLLEGRNARIIDNGKNFSGGEKQRFAIARALVKKTNILIMDEATSSLDIETASDIEKSILTIDDLTAIVVTHKLNKSILKMYDEIIVLDDGKIIEAGTYDELMDKKEMFYALLKMATN